From Chelatococcus sp. YT9, a single genomic window includes:
- a CDS encoding DUF6717 family protein codes for MNSINVIAPYKHLGMWVFDDAAVGLKQEPFVAGADSLIDFASASIPDAGRGFVMVFSAAAFPGHQYTLEWRRAEGDGNVYYSREFQQEGWLCPALLRYFDSPPAMIHVQIKERERATRSRSFLGNWAARWLS; via the coding sequence ATGAACAGCATCAATGTCATTGCGCCTTACAAGCATCTCGGCATGTGGGTGTTCGATGACGCTGCGGTCGGTCTCAAGCAGGAGCCTTTCGTCGCGGGCGCCGATAGTTTGATCGACTTCGCAAGCGCGAGCATTCCAGACGCGGGGCGCGGCTTCGTCATGGTCTTTTCCGCCGCCGCTTTCCCCGGGCATCAGTATACGTTGGAATGGCGCCGCGCTGAGGGTGACGGAAACGTCTACTACAGCCGCGAATTCCAGCAGGAGGGGTGGCTTTGTCCAGCCCTCCTGCGTTATTTCGACAGCCCCCCTGCCATGATCCATGTCCAGATCAAAGAGCGAGAACGCGCCACTCGCTCGCGCAGCTTCCTGGGCAATTGGGCTGCGCGCTGGCTTTCTTGA
- a CDS encoding KGG domain-containing protein, with translation MPKEKSSTRGFASMDEAKQRAIASKGGQSVPNEKRSFSQNRELAAKAGRKGGRSVPDEKRSFSQNPDLAAQAGRKGGQASHSTR, from the coding sequence ATGCCAAAAGAGAAATCATCGACCCGAGGCTTTGCCTCTATGGACGAGGCAAAACAGCGCGCAATTGCGTCGAAGGGCGGGCAAAGCGTGCCCAATGAGAAGCGCAGCTTCTCCCAAAATCGCGAGCTTGCCGCCAAGGCAGGGCGCAAGGGAGGTCGCAGCGTTCCGGATGAAAAGCGCAGCTTCTCGCAGAACCCGGACCTCGCGGCGCAAGCTGGGCGGAAGGGCGGGCAAGCTTCGCACAGCACGCGGTAG
- a CDS encoding outer membrane beta-barrel protein, with product MKGATFLAAVAASAVIASAGLATGALAADLPSRTVAPVAPVAPIVPIFTWTGFYVGVNAGYGWNTNNNDNNVVYVPGTGYIGTGSSGSDGGFVGGGQIGYNYQFGQFVAGVEADIQYADMTSNNNNGAFYAGTGYIGSQSNGVDWFGTVRARLGFAFDRALIYGTGGFAYGGGNSNGYYYNGLYYKNGDDTRTGWTLGAGVEYAFTDNITARIEGLYVNLGKSGNNAYVYDANYFNGSKRKDTEFGVVRAGLNYKFSSF from the coding sequence ATGAAAGGCGCCACTTTTCTCGCAGCAGTCGCGGCATCCGCGGTCATAGCGAGCGCTGGGCTTGCGACTGGGGCCCTCGCTGCGGATCTCCCCTCTCGTACGGTGGCCCCGGTGGCCCCCGTTGCACCTATCGTGCCGATCTTCACATGGACCGGTTTCTACGTTGGTGTGAACGCCGGCTATGGCTGGAACACGAATAACAACGACAACAACGTTGTCTATGTCCCCGGCACCGGCTACATCGGCACCGGCAGCAGCGGCAGCGATGGCGGCTTCGTCGGTGGTGGCCAGATCGGCTACAACTACCAGTTCGGTCAATTCGTTGCGGGTGTCGAAGCCGACATCCAGTACGCGGACATGACGTCGAACAACAACAATGGCGCCTTCTATGCAGGCACGGGCTACATTGGCTCGCAGAGCAACGGCGTTGATTGGTTCGGCACCGTGCGTGCGCGTCTCGGCTTCGCCTTCGACCGCGCGTTGATCTATGGTACCGGTGGTTTCGCCTATGGCGGCGGAAACAGCAACGGCTATTACTACAATGGCTTGTACTACAAGAACGGCGACGACACCCGGACGGGTTGGACGCTCGGCGCTGGTGTTGAATACGCCTTCACCGACAACATCACCGCCCGCATCGAGGGTCTCTACGTGAACCTGGGCAAGAGCGGCAACAACGCCTACGTGTACGACGCAAACTACTTCAACGGTAGCAAGCGCAAGGACACGGAGTTCGGTGTGGTTCGCGCCGGTCTGAACTACAAGTTCTCGAGCTTCTGA
- the gmk gene encoding guanylate kinase, which produces MAPAEISRRGLMLILSSPSGAGKTTLTRTLIEQKELELQLSISVTTRARRPSEVGDVHYHFIEKDQFIFRRDRGDLLEWAEVHGNFYGTPRQPVEKALAEGHDMVFDIDWQGTQQIVEKMRDDVVTVFILPPSFAELRNRLDRRAEDAADVIARRLENARAEIARWEAYDYVLINDDLNQAFKQLVAILTAERLKRQRRIGLPAYVEGLLGES; this is translated from the coding sequence ATGGCTCCCGCTGAAATTTCCCGCCGTGGTTTGATGCTCATTCTTTCGTCGCCTTCGGGTGCCGGCAAGACGACGCTGACCCGCACCCTGATCGAGCAGAAAGAGCTTGAGCTGCAACTGTCGATCTCCGTCACGACCCGCGCACGGCGTCCATCGGAGGTGGGCGACGTCCACTATCATTTCATTGAAAAGGACCAGTTCATCTTCCGGCGCGACCGGGGCGATTTGCTCGAATGGGCCGAGGTTCACGGTAATTTTTATGGAACGCCGCGACAGCCCGTCGAGAAGGCCCTCGCGGAAGGGCACGACATGGTGTTCGACATCGATTGGCAGGGAACCCAGCAGATCGTCGAGAAGATGCGTGACGACGTGGTGACGGTCTTCATTCTCCCGCCGTCCTTCGCCGAACTGCGCAATCGTCTGGACCGCCGCGCCGAGGACGCCGCTGACGTGATCGCCAGACGGCTGGAAAATGCCCGCGCGGAAATTGCGCGGTGGGAAGCCTACGACTACGTCCTGATCAACGACGATCTGAACCAAGCCTTCAAGCAGCTTGTCGCCATCCTGACCGCCGAGCGTTTGAAGCGCCAGCGCCGGATCGGCCTTCCAGCCTACGTGGAAGGGCTGCTTGGCGAGAGCTGA
- a CDS encoding YicC/YloC family endoribonuclease yields the protein MTIASMTGFSRETGVSGPFRWAWEIRSVNGRGLDIRLKTPMGFEAFGEEARVALSKAVTRGTCHVGLVVSKVEAEPTLRVNEAALAAVLAAISRVELPDGIRPASLDGLLAIRGVIEASVEDDTPEIQGALAADLKAGLVRAVDGLVAARAKEGLALAEVLSEQLDRISASAAAAEANPARQPEAVRARLAEQVALLLEASQTLDASRLHQEAALLAAKADIREELDRLVAHVAAARGLLAEGGACGRKLDFLAQEFGREANTLCAKANDVSLTTIGLDLKATIDQFREQSQNVE from the coding sequence ATGACAATTGCGAGCATGACCGGGTTTTCCCGCGAGACAGGTGTCAGCGGGCCATTTCGCTGGGCCTGGGAAATTCGCAGTGTCAACGGGCGCGGCCTCGATATACGCCTCAAGACACCGATGGGGTTTGAAGCCTTTGGCGAGGAAGCGCGCGTTGCACTCTCCAAAGCGGTGACGCGTGGCACCTGCCATGTCGGCCTGGTCGTCAGCAAGGTCGAGGCGGAGCCGACCCTTCGCGTCAATGAGGCGGCGCTTGCTGCGGTGCTCGCCGCCATTAGCAGAGTGGAACTGCCCGACGGTATTCGTCCTGCTTCGCTTGATGGTCTTTTGGCAATTCGCGGCGTGATCGAGGCGAGCGTGGAGGACGATACGCCCGAGATTCAGGGAGCGCTTGCGGCTGATCTCAAGGCCGGCCTTGTCCGTGCCGTTGATGGCCTCGTTGCTGCCCGCGCGAAAGAGGGCCTAGCGCTCGCTGAGGTTCTCAGCGAGCAGCTTGATCGGATCAGCGCCTCGGCCGCGGCCGCAGAGGCCAATCCGGCGCGGCAGCCCGAGGCGGTCCGCGCGCGCCTCGCCGAGCAGGTCGCGCTTCTCCTTGAGGCCTCCCAAACCCTTGACGCGTCGCGCCTGCATCAGGAAGCCGCGTTGCTCGCGGCTAAGGCGGACATTCGCGAGGAGCTGGATCGTTTGGTGGCCCATGTCGCGGCAGCCCGCGGGCTGCTCGCCGAGGGTGGTGCTTGCGGACGCAAACTCGATTTCCTTGCCCAGGAGTTCGGCCGCGAGGCCAATACCTTGTGTGCGAAGGCCAATGACGTGTCGCTCACCACGATTGGGCTTGATCTCAAGGCAACAATCGATCAGTTCCGTGAGCAGTCCCAGAACGTCGAGTAG
- the mltG gene encoding endolytic transglycosylase MltG — MSGALTFLLVAAVVVGGAFYIGRLEYQLPGPLQEDKIITVRGGSQTVAQTLEREGVISNPLMFVVGLHLYGVKDDIKAGEYLFKQRSSLKDVMDVMVTGKSVLHPITVPEGLTSEQIVARLMENDLLTGEIKTIPPEGSLLPETYRVPRGTSRRQILDKMMADQQRTLQEVWQARSPSPVVSSPEQLVVLASIVEKETGQAEERPRVAGVFLNRLQKKMRLQSDPTIVYGLVGGKGTLGRPIQRSEITQATPYNTYVIDGLPPGPIANPGRAALEAVAKPLATKDLYFVADGTGGHAFAETLDQHNRNVARWRQIEASGRATTPAVDHIEPPKDETRGDALQGGAGDVQRTVAQGNNGPGFDASEGKAFDPLRNTTYDLNSPKTVPPALLKR; from the coding sequence TTGAGTGGGGCCTTAACCTTCCTTCTTGTCGCGGCCGTTGTCGTCGGTGGGGCCTTCTATATCGGGCGGCTCGAGTACCAGCTGCCCGGCCCCCTGCAGGAAGACAAGATCATTACGGTGCGGGGTGGCAGCCAGACGGTTGCCCAGACGCTGGAGCGGGAGGGGGTTATCTCAAACCCCCTGATGTTCGTGGTCGGCCTGCATCTCTATGGCGTGAAAGACGATATCAAGGCCGGCGAATATCTGTTCAAGCAGCGCTCGAGCCTCAAGGACGTCATGGACGTGATGGTGACGGGCAAGAGCGTGCTTCATCCCATCACGGTGCCTGAAGGGCTGACAAGCGAGCAGATCGTGGCACGGCTGATGGAAAACGATCTCCTAACCGGCGAGATCAAGACCATTCCGCCTGAGGGCAGTCTCCTGCCTGAGACTTATCGGGTGCCCCGCGGCACATCGCGCCGGCAAATTCTCGACAAGATGATGGCCGATCAGCAGAGGACACTGCAAGAGGTGTGGCAGGCGCGCTCGCCAAGCCCCGTGGTTTCGTCGCCTGAGCAACTCGTCGTTCTGGCGTCGATCGTCGAAAAAGAGACCGGGCAGGCTGAGGAGCGTCCGCGTGTCGCTGGGGTCTTCTTGAATCGGCTCCAAAAGAAGATGCGTCTGCAGTCGGATCCCACGATCGTTTACGGCCTCGTCGGGGGCAAGGGCACGCTGGGACGCCCCATCCAACGCTCGGAAATTACCCAGGCAACGCCTTACAACACCTATGTTATCGATGGGCTCCCGCCAGGCCCCATCGCCAATCCCGGGCGCGCTGCACTCGAGGCGGTCGCCAAGCCATTGGCTACCAAGGACCTCTATTTCGTTGCGGACGGGACGGGCGGCCACGCCTTCGCAGAAACGCTGGATCAGCATAACCGCAATGTCGCGCGGTGGCGCCAGATCGAGGCAAGTGGGCGTGCAACGACGCCGGCAGTGGACCATATCGAGCCGCCGAAGGACGAAACCCGAGGTGACGCATTGCAGGGTGGCGCCGGGGATGTGCAGAGAACTGTCGCCCAGGGCAACAACGGACCTGGTTTCGACGCCTCTGAGGGCAAGGCTTTCGATCCCCTTCGCAACACCACGTACGACCTGAATTCCCCGAAGACGGTGCCGCCGGCACTCCTGAAGCGCTGA
- a CDS encoding SMP-30/gluconolactonase/LRE family protein, translating into MLTAAFEVLDERFESLVLGNVHLEKLWTGSRWAEGPAYFPAGRYLVWSDIPNDRLMRFDETDGSVSVFRAPANNENGHTVDREGRLISCEHRGRCVSRTEHDGSRTVLASHHEGKRLNSPNDVVVKSDGSIWFTDPTYGIDSEYEGDAAPSEIGGSHVYRLSTDGRLTAVGTDFVKPNGLAFSPDERVLYVVDTGATHVKNGPRHIRRFAVSPEGTLSGGEVFATATVGLFDGLRLDTAGHIWTSAGDGVHCYHPDGTLIGKIKVPEVVANLCFGGPKRNRLYICATTSLYAVYLRAQGALRPDAPR; encoded by the coding sequence ATGCTGACAGCAGCTTTTGAAGTTCTCGACGAGCGTTTCGAGTCTCTCGTCCTTGGCAATGTGCATCTTGAAAAGCTTTGGACCGGCAGCCGCTGGGCCGAAGGCCCGGCCTATTTCCCTGCAGGGCGTTATCTGGTGTGGTCCGACATCCCCAACGACCGCCTGATGCGCTTCGATGAAACCGACGGTTCGGTCTCCGTCTTCCGGGCACCGGCCAACAACGAAAACGGCCACACGGTCGACCGCGAAGGGCGTCTCATCTCCTGCGAGCATCGGGGGCGATGTGTGTCACGCACCGAGCACGACGGAAGTCGTACCGTGCTCGCCAGCCACCACGAGGGCAAGCGCCTGAACTCGCCCAACGATGTCGTTGTGAAATCGGACGGCAGTATCTGGTTCACTGATCCGACCTACGGCATTGATTCTGAATATGAAGGCGATGCAGCCCCATCGGAAATCGGCGGGTCGCACGTCTATCGCCTCTCCACGGACGGCCGACTCACTGCGGTGGGTACTGATTTCGTGAAGCCGAACGGCCTCGCCTTCTCCCCGGACGAGCGCGTGCTCTATGTCGTCGATACCGGCGCCACCCACGTGAAGAATGGCCCGCGCCACATCAGACGCTTCGCCGTCTCTCCTGAAGGCACGCTCTCTGGAGGCGAGGTCTTCGCGACAGCGACTGTGGGGCTGTTCGATGGCCTGCGCCTCGATACCGCCGGCCATATCTGGACGAGCGCAGGTGACGGCGTGCATTGCTATCACCCTGACGGCACGCTCATCGGCAAGATCAAGGTCCCAGAGGTGGTAGCCAACCTCTGCTTTGGCGGCCCGAAACGCAACCGGCTTTATATTTGCGCCACAACCTCCCTCTACGCTGTTTATCTCCGCGCGCAAGGCGCGCTGCGACCCGACGCCCCGCGATGA
- a CDS encoding SDR family oxidoreductase — translation MKSTPQRLKDRFALITGSSRGIGRAVAIQYAREGATVAINAVSHGQAAEETLASVQAASAEAGFGARDHRVVLADVGSSSAVEAMIASLVAGWGRLDILVNNAGIQAPAPSDTVSDADLQRILGVNLLGAAYCARNAIHHFLSRPGGGIVINTSSVHQIIPKPTYLAYSMSKGGMANLTRTLALEFADKNVRVNAVAPGAITTDINEAWVDDPQKRADVERHIPMGYAASSEEIAPVFAFLASDEARYITGQTIYACGGLTLFGDFKTNWSS, via the coding sequence ATGAAATCCACCCCACAGCGCCTGAAAGATCGCTTTGCCCTGATCACCGGCTCCTCGCGCGGCATTGGCCGCGCCGTCGCCATACAATACGCCCGCGAGGGAGCAACGGTCGCCATCAACGCCGTCTCCCACGGACAGGCTGCGGAAGAGACCCTGGCTTCGGTCCAGGCGGCGAGCGCGGAGGCCGGGTTCGGCGCTCGTGATCACCGAGTGGTGCTGGCCGACGTCGGATCGAGCAGTGCCGTCGAAGCGATGATAGCCAGCCTTGTCGCAGGATGGGGACGCCTGGATATTCTCGTCAATAACGCGGGCATCCAGGCGCCAGCGCCGAGTGACACGGTCAGCGACGCGGATCTCCAGCGAATCCTCGGCGTCAATCTTCTCGGTGCAGCTTACTGCGCGCGCAATGCCATACATCATTTCCTGTCCAGGCCAGGAGGCGGCATTGTCATCAACACCTCCAGCGTCCACCAGATCATTCCCAAGCCGACCTATCTTGCTTATTCGATGAGCAAGGGGGGCATGGCCAACCTCACGCGCACACTGGCGCTGGAATTCGCGGACAAGAATGTGCGGGTCAACGCAGTAGCCCCCGGCGCCATCACGACCGACATCAATGAGGCCTGGGTGGACGATCCCCAGAAGAGAGCAGACGTCGAGCGCCATATTCCTATGGGCTACGCAGCGAGCTCCGAGGAAATTGCCCCGGTTTTTGCTTTTCTGGCGTCGGACGAGGCCCGTTACATCACCGGGCAGACCATTTATGCCTGCGGCGGTCTGACGCTGTTCGGGGACTTCAAGACGAACTGGTCGTCATAA
- a CDS encoding transcriptional regulator, which produces MAGNKSLNDEALELRRRGGRWLKSLRESAGLSQRDFARLIDIEYYTFISQIEIGRGRIPTEKYAVWAKALNVDVNEFIVQVLQYYEPLIYKHLFSGSASRTLAPASAEARIDQDKYLALKNEIRELQRLLGKKTLENELLREKLSQRNIGLPQMVSPAPGLAVADNDATKIPDDSRDMAQRLEDTSA; this is translated from the coding sequence ATGGCTGGCAATAAAAGCCTAAATGATGAGGCTCTGGAATTACGACGTCGTGGCGGACGTTGGCTGAAGTCACTTCGTGAAAGCGCCGGTCTTTCGCAGCGGGATTTCGCGCGGCTGATCGATATTGAATATTATACTTTCATCTCGCAGATCGAGATTGGACGCGGCCGGATTCCAACAGAGAAATACGCCGTGTGGGCGAAGGCGCTCAATGTCGATGTGAACGAGTTCATCGTCCAAGTTCTCCAGTATTATGAACCACTTATCTATAAGCACCTCTTTTCGGGCTCGGCGAGCAGAACCCTGGCCCCGGCTTCTGCAGAAGCCAGAATCGACCAGGACAAGTATCTGGCGCTGAAAAACGAAATCCGCGAGCTGCAGCGTCTCCTCGGCAAGAAGACCCTTGAGAACGAGCTCCTGCGTGAGAAGCTCTCCCAACGCAACATCGGTCTACCGCAGATGGTCAGCCCGGCGCCTGGATTGGCAGTCGCGGACAATGACGCCACCAAGATTCCGGACGACAGCCGGGACATGGCACAACGCTTGGAAGACACGAGCGCCTGA
- a CDS encoding BMP family ABC transporter substrate-binding protein produces the protein MKQLMSLALAALALGLSPVSSSAQEKLKVGFIYVGPVGDHGWTYQHDVARKAVEKALGDKVETTYVESVPEADSERAIEQLARTGHNLIFTTSFGFMEPTLKVARKYPKVRFEHATGYKRAANVSTYGAKFHEGRFVQGRIAAKMSKSGIIGYVGAYPIPEVVAGMNAYFLGAQSVNPNIKLKVVFANTWYDPGKEADAAKALLDQGVDVITQHTDSPAPLQAAEARGKLGFGQASDMARFAPKTQLTAVVDHWDDYYIDRVKAALDGSWKSQDVWGGMKEGMVWMAPYANMPEDVVKFAKETEEGIKSGAINPFACPVYKQDGSEVECKGGKALSDEQILGMNFFVKGIDDKLPQ, from the coding sequence ATGAAGCAATTGATGTCATTGGCCTTGGCGGCGCTCGCGCTTGGCCTTTCGCCGGTTTCCTCCTCGGCGCAGGAGAAGCTCAAAGTCGGGTTCATTTATGTGGGGCCGGTTGGGGATCACGGCTGGACCTACCAGCATGATGTGGCCCGGAAAGCAGTCGAGAAGGCTCTCGGCGATAAGGTTGAGACCACCTATGTGGAAAGCGTGCCGGAGGCTGACTCCGAGCGGGCTATCGAGCAACTGGCGCGTACCGGCCACAATCTCATCTTCACGACCTCCTTTGGCTTCATGGAGCCGACGCTGAAGGTCGCGCGGAAATATCCAAAAGTGCGCTTCGAGCATGCGACCGGGTACAAGCGGGCCGCGAATGTGTCGACCTATGGCGCGAAGTTCCACGAGGGGCGCTTCGTTCAGGGCCGTATCGCCGCCAAGATGTCGAAATCAGGCATAATCGGCTATGTCGGCGCCTATCCGATCCCCGAGGTCGTGGCCGGCATGAATGCCTATTTTCTCGGCGCGCAATCCGTCAATCCCAACATCAAGTTGAAGGTTGTGTTCGCCAATACCTGGTATGATCCGGGCAAGGAGGCCGATGCCGCCAAGGCGCTGCTCGATCAGGGGGTGGATGTCATTACCCAGCACACCGACAGCCCGGCGCCTCTGCAGGCGGCCGAAGCGCGCGGCAAGCTCGGCTTCGGCCAAGCTTCCGATATGGCGCGCTTCGCGCCCAAGACGCAGCTGACAGCCGTCGTCGACCATTGGGACGACTATTACATCGACAGGGTCAAGGCAGCCCTCGATGGAAGCTGGAAGTCACAGGACGTCTGGGGCGGTATGAAGGAAGGCATGGTGTGGATGGCGCCTTACGCCAACATGCCCGAGGACGTCGTGAAGTTCGCCAAGGAGACGGAAGAGGGCATCAAGTCCGGCGCTATTAACCCGTTCGCCTGCCCCGTCTATAAGCAGGACGGCTCGGAAGTGGAATGCAAGGGCGGCAAGGCTCTGTCGGACGAGCAGATCCTCGGCATGAACTTTTTCGTCAAGGGCATTGACGACAAGCTGCCTCAGTAG
- a CDS encoding ABC transporter permease, whose protein sequence is MTIFEAILLTIVTASTPLLLAALGELVVERAGVLNLGVEGMMVMGAACGFAGAVTFDSTIAGILCGILAGMVLALVFAIAVLGLAVNQVAAGLALTILGLGLSGLIGQPFVGAQRDVIAHLSLPVLTDLPVVGRLFFGQDAFVYISLAATIAVAWFLMRNRAGLSLRAIGENQGSAHALGLPVIKTRLIAILFGGAMAGLAGVYLSLVYTRFWSPGMTAGRGWIAVALVVFAGWRPGVLLIGAYLFGAATVLQLHAQAAGFGLPSQALAALPYLATIVALVLLSLRRKGATAAPGSLGQPFAPDR, encoded by the coding sequence ATGACCATTTTCGAAGCCATCCTTCTCACCATCGTCACGGCCTCGACTCCGCTGCTGCTTGCCGCGCTCGGTGAGCTCGTGGTGGAGCGGGCAGGGGTGCTGAACCTTGGCGTCGAAGGCATGATGGTGATGGGAGCCGCCTGCGGTTTCGCCGGCGCTGTGACGTTCGATTCGACCATCGCTGGCATCCTGTGCGGCATTCTTGCCGGGATGGTTCTCGCCCTCGTTTTCGCGATCGCCGTCCTCGGACTGGCCGTCAATCAGGTCGCGGCGGGGCTTGCCCTGACGATCCTAGGACTTGGGCTCTCGGGGCTGATCGGCCAGCCTTTCGTCGGAGCACAGCGGGACGTGATCGCGCATCTCAGCCTGCCGGTGCTGACGGATCTGCCCGTCGTCGGGCGCCTGTTCTTCGGCCAGGACGCCTTCGTCTATATCTCGCTCGCCGCGACCATCGCGGTCGCCTGGTTCCTGATGCGCAACCGCGCTGGACTGAGCTTGAGGGCGATCGGCGAAAATCAGGGTTCCGCCCACGCACTTGGACTACCAGTCATCAAGACGCGTCTCATCGCTATCCTCTTTGGCGGGGCCATGGCCGGGCTCGCAGGGGTCTATCTGTCGCTCGTCTATACGCGCTTCTGGTCGCCGGGGATGACGGCCGGGCGGGGATGGATCGCTGTGGCCCTTGTCGTTTTTGCCGGCTGGCGGCCCGGTGTCCTGCTCATCGGTGCCTATTTATTCGGCGCGGCGACAGTATTGCAGCTCCATGCCCAGGCCGCCGGCTTCGGCTTGCCCTCCCAGGCGCTCGCGGCCTTGCCCTATCTCGCCACCATCGTCGCGCTCGTGCTGCTGTCGCTTCGCCGGAAGGGGGCGACGGCGGCGCCGGGCTCGCTTGGCCAACCTTTCGCGCCCGATAGATGA
- a CDS encoding ABC transporter permease: protein MRIELLPRRNISPVARILAPLAALAVSFLIGGLILAAMGRSPVGAFDVYVVQSLSDAWALQQLALKATPLVIIAVGLSFCFRANLWNIGAEGQYVVGALCGGWVALVTHGSDAGVWVLPAMLLAGIVGGALWALIAAGLKVAFGVSEILTSLMLVYVAEYWLDYLVRGPWRDPKGFNFPQTVTFDPSATLPMLGGDLTLHAGVAIAVVVVVAAAFILRFSLFGYRLRVTGEAPRAARFAGFSPAATALAVFAISGGLAGLAGVIEVSGSIGQLKPSISPGYGFTAIIVAFLGRLDPIGILVASLAMALTILGGEAAQIALRVPFDFTRAFQGILLIAILVADSLVTYRLRISAGRRAVA from the coding sequence ATGCGCATTGAACTTCTGCCGCGTCGCAATATCTCGCCTGTGGCGCGCATTCTTGCCCCCCTTGCGGCACTTGCAGTTTCCTTCCTCATCGGAGGCCTTATTCTGGCCGCCATGGGGCGCTCGCCCGTTGGAGCTTTCGACGTCTATGTCGTGCAGTCCCTGTCGGACGCGTGGGCGCTCCAGCAACTGGCCCTGAAGGCGACTCCGCTGGTCATCATCGCTGTTGGCCTTTCGTTCTGCTTCCGGGCCAATCTCTGGAACATCGGCGCCGAGGGGCAGTATGTCGTCGGCGCGTTGTGCGGCGGCTGGGTTGCGCTGGTTACCCATGGCAGCGATGCGGGCGTTTGGGTGTTGCCGGCGATGCTGCTGGCCGGGATCGTGGGCGGCGCGCTCTGGGCGCTGATCGCTGCGGGTTTGAAAGTGGCATTTGGGGTCAGTGAGATCCTGACGAGCCTCATGCTCGTGTATGTCGCGGAGTACTGGCTCGATTATCTCGTCCGCGGCCCCTGGCGCGATCCAAAGGGGTTCAATTTCCCCCAGACCGTGACCTTCGATCCTTCTGCCACGCTTCCGATGCTTGGCGGAGACCTGACATTGCATGCGGGCGTTGCGATCGCCGTTGTGGTTGTCGTTGCTGCGGCCTTCATCCTGCGCTTCAGCCTGTTCGGCTATCGCTTGCGCGTTACGGGTGAGGCGCCGCGAGCCGCGCGCTTTGCCGGGTTTTCGCCCGCCGCGACGGCTCTCGCGGTCTTTGCCATATCTGGCGGGCTCGCGGGATTGGCGGGTGTTATCGAGGTGAGCGGCTCGATAGGTCAGCTCAAGCCAAGCATCTCACCGGGCTATGGATTTACCGCTATTATCGTTGCCTTTCTCGGCCGGCTGGACCCCATTGGCATCCTGGTCGCAAGCCTTGCCATGGCGCTCACCATTCTCGGCGGCGAAGCGGCGCAGATCGCTCTGCGCGTGCCCTTCGATTTTACGCGGGCTTTTCAGGGCATCCTGTTGATCGCCATTCTCGTCGCTGATTCCCTCGTCACCTATCGCCTGCGCATTTCGGCGGGCCGTCGGGCGGTTGCATGA